Proteins encoded by one window of Chrysemys picta bellii isolate R12L10 chromosome 10, ASM1138683v2, whole genome shotgun sequence:
- the ABCC6 gene encoding multidrug resistance-associated protein 1 isoform X13: MVRSWTEIENNIVSVERVREYSKTPKEAPWTLGSNSASQAWPTEGAIEFRNYSVQYRPNLEFALKNINIKINGQEKIGIAGRTGAGKSTLAMGLLRLMEAAEGEILIDGVNIAQRGLQDLRAKITVIPQDPVLFAGSLRMNLDPLNQYSDEAIWTVLELIQLKNFVLDLPDQLNHECLERGENLSVGQKQLVCLARALLRKAQILVLDEATAAVDLETDLQIQSTIRTQFKAWTVLTIAHRINTILDYDRILVLENGQVAEFDSPGKLIAQKGLFYRLVEESGLV; this comes from the exons ATGGTGCGCTCCTGGACAGAAATAGAAAACAACATTGTTTCCgtggagagagtgagagagtatTCAAAAACTCCAAAAGAG GCTCCCTGGACTCTGGGCAGTAATTCTGCAAGTCAGGCTTGGCCAACTGAAGGAGCAATTGAATTTAGAAACTATAGTGTGCAGTACAGGCCAAATTTAGAGTTCGCACTAAAGaacataaatataaaaataaacggGCAAGAGAAG ATTGGCATAGCTGGAAGAACCGGAGCTGGGAAATCAACTCTTGCCATGGGGCTTTTGAGATTAATGGAAGCTGCAGAAGGCGAGATCTTAATTGATGGAGTGAATATTGCCCAAAGAGGCCTCCAGGACCTTAGAGCCAAAATAACTGTTATCCCCCAG GATCCAGTTTTATTTGCTGGTTCTCTACGAATGAACCTCGATCCTTTAAACCAGTACTCGGATGAAGCCATCTGGACAGTTTTGGAACTGATTCAGCTCAAGAACTTTGTATTGGATCTGCCTGATCAATTGAACCATGAGTGCTTGGAGCGAGGGGAAAACCTGAG TGTTGGTCAGAAGCAGCTAGTTTGTCTGGCCAGGGCACTCCTGCGGAAAGCCCAAATCCTGGTGCTAGATGAGGCCACCGCAGCGGTGGATCTGGAAACTGATCTTCAGATTCAATCAACCATAAGGACTCAGTTCAAAGCGTGGACCGTGTTAACAATAGCTCACCGTATAAACACCATCCTAGATTACGACAG GATTTTAGTCTTGGAAAACGGTCAGGTTGCTGAATTTGATTCTCCAGGGAAATTAATAGCTCAGAAGGGACTATTCTACAGACTGGTTGAAGAATCAGGCCTTGTCTGA